From a single Pelodiscus sinensis isolate JC-2024 chromosome 4, ASM4963464v1, whole genome shotgun sequence genomic region:
- the RPS13 gene encoding small ribosomal subunit protein uS15, which produces MGRMHAPGKGLSQSALPYRRSVPTWLKLTSDDVKEQIYKLAKKGLTPSQIGVILRDSHGVAQVRFVTGNKILRILKSKGLAPDLPEDLYHLIKKAVAVRKHLERNRKDKDAKFRLILIESRIHRLARYYKTKRVLPPNWKYESSTASALVA; this is translated from the exons ATGGGTCGCATGCACGCTCCGGG GAAGGGCCTGTCCCAGTCAGCCTTGCCCTATCGACGCAGTGTGCCCACA TGGTTAAAACTTACGTCTGATGATGTAAAAGAGCAGATCTATAAACTCGCTAAGAAAGGTCTGACTCCCTCACAGATCG GTGTAATCCTAAGGGACTCTCATGGTGTTGCCCAAGTTCGTTTTGTCACTGGCAACAAAATCTTAAGGATCCTTAAGTCCAAGGGACTTGCCCCAGACCTTCCAGAGGATCTGTATCACTTGATCAAGAAGGCTGTTGCTGTCCGTAAACATCTTGAGAGAAACAGAAAG GATAAAGATGCCAAATTTCGTCTGATTCTGATTGAGAGCAGAATTCACAGGCTGGCTCGCTACTACAAGACCAAGAGAGTACTTCCACCCAACTGGAAGTA tgagtcTTCCACGGCCTCTGCTTTGGTTGCATAG